A part of Miscanthus floridulus cultivar M001 chromosome 6, ASM1932011v1, whole genome shotgun sequence genomic DNA contains:
- the LOC136461575 gene encoding uncharacterized protein isoform X1, producing MVVARKQQHPPPPAGGARRRGGGVRVGPARLEGLPAAWPGAAAVKVKWPAPGGALSRMLTGRWARGVTAVEAVGAGGTVRWEARDGSRFRLDVVDPAGARGRPERGVFFSVLYGFQEQGRGKELVRLEEIGTAMISLEECCWEMQLQQQRQQLVVVPIRVRKDGWASDAMLYVNVELVDANTRSDIERAVSFREKPRTNMAPRPTVRDSRKSLEAATYDDVLDLKQLLDLAEKEGRVAVYGNKRNSDTSSVSSSSSSSSTISISSASTSGGASPEPISTSKRRFLPWMRRSRDFDKRSTESLSQELHMKCMDDDPSGSWETREFTSRDAETKLRTPVFFASIDQRDDSAGGESACTALVAVLAAALHANHPTMPTRPELDALIRDGSSEWRKLCDDEAHMAQFPNRHFDLDTVLASRARPIAVQHDKAFVGFFQPESFASLSGAMSFDDIWREISGGEREPGRADVYIVSWNDHFFVLKVESDCYYIIDTLGERLYEGCDKAYMLRFDSSSEMQAEGTQEVIVTGKECCREFIKRFLAAIPLREELEIEKRGAGSIDGGGAPHRRLQIEFHFTVLRDHDR from the exons ATGGTGGTGGCGAGGAAGCAGCAGCATccgccgcctcccgccggcggcgCGCGTCGACGGGGCGGCGGCGTGAGGGTGGGGCCCGCGAGGCTCGAGGGCCTCCCGGCGGCGTGGccgggcgccgccgccgtcaAGGTCAAGTGGCCCGCGCCCGGGGGCGCGCTCTCGCGGATGCTGACGGGCCGGTGGGCGCGCGGGGTCACCGCTGTCGAGGCCGTCGGCGCTGGCGGGACCGTCCGCTGGGAGGCACGCGACGGCAGCCGGTTCAGGCTCGACGTCGTCGACCCCGCCGGCGCCCGCGGCCGGCCGGAGCGCGGGGTCTTCTTCTCCGTCCTCTAT GGATTCCAAGAACAAGGCCGGGGCAAGGAGCTGGTGAGGCTGGAGGAGATCGGGACAGCCATGATAAGCCTGGAGGAGTGCTGCTGGGAGATGCAACTGCAGCAGCAGCGCCAGCAGCTGGTGGTTGTCCCCATCAGGGTCAGGAAGGACGGATGGGCAAGTGATGCCATGCTTTAT GTGAACGTGGAGCTCGTGGATGCGAACACGCGCTCGGACATCGAAAGAGCAGTCTCGTTTAGGGAGAAGCCGAGAACGAACATGGCGCCACGGCCGACAGTGCGAGATAGCCGGAAGAGCTTGGAGGCAGCGACGTACGATGATGTTCTTGACCTGAAGCAGCTGCTTGATCTGGCTGAGAAGGAAGGCCGGGTGGCCGTGTACGGGAACAAAAGGAACTCCGACACCAGCAgcgtgagcagcagcagcagcagcagcagcacgattAGCATCAGCAGTGCTAGCACCAGCGGCGGCGCGAGCCCAGAGCCGATCTCGACGTCGAAACGCCGGttcctgccatggatgaggaggagcagGGACTTCGACAAGAGGAGCACCGAGTCGCTCTCCCAAGAACTGCATATGAAGTGCATG GATGACGATCCGTCCGGCAGCTGGGAGACGCGCGAGTTCACGAGCAGGGACGCCGAGACGAAGCTCAGGACGCCGGTGTTCTTCGCGTCCATCGACCAGCGCGACGACAGCGCCGGCGGGGAGAGCGCGTGCACGGCGCTCGTCGCTGTCCTCGCGGCAGCGCTCCACGCCAACCACCCGACGATGCCCACCCGGCCAGAGCTGGACGCGCTCATCCGGGACGGCTCGTCGGAGTGGAGGAAGCTCTGCGACGACGAGGCGCACATGGCGCAGTTCCCGAACCGGCACTTCGACCTGGACACCGTCCTCGCGTCCCGGGCGCGGCCCATCGCGGTGCAGCACGACAAGGCCTTCGTCGGCTTCTTCCAGCCGGAAAGCTTCGCGTCGCTGTCAGGCGCCATGTCGTTCGACGACATCTGGCGCGAGATCAGCGGTGGCGAACGCGAGCCGGGCCGCGCCGACGTGTACATCGTCAGCTGGAACGACCACTTCTTTGTGCTCAAGGTGGAGAGCGACTGCTACTACATCATCGACACGCTCGGCGAGAGGCTGTACGAGGGCTGCGACAAGGCCTACATGCTGAGGTTCGACAGCTCGTCGGAGATGCAGGCCGAGGGCACACAGGAGGTGATCGTCACCGGGAAGGAATGCTGCAGGGAGTTCATCAAGAGATTCTTGGCCGCCATCCCGCTCAGGGAGGAGCTGGAGATCGAGAAAAGGGGCGCCGGCAGCATCGACGGTGGTGGCGCGCCGCACCGGCGGCTGCAGATCGAGTTCCACTTCACAGTCCTACGAGACCACGATAGATGA
- the LOC136461575 gene encoding uncharacterized protein isoform X2, which yields MLFLCHFGVILRLTVEWIIEYQSKHPPSSYVAPLFVWMRRLVAIEAGNKNCFATQGFQEQGRGKELVRLEEIGTAMISLEECCWEMQLQQQRQQLVVVPIRVRKDGWASDAMLYVNVELVDANTRSDIERAVSFREKPRTNMAPRPTVRDSRKSLEAATYDDVLDLKQLLDLAEKEGRVAVYGNKRNSDTSSVSSSSSSSSTISISSASTSGGASPEPISTSKRRFLPWMRRSRDFDKRSTESLSQELHMKCMDDDPSGSWETREFTSRDAETKLRTPVFFASIDQRDDSAGGESACTALVAVLAAALHANHPTMPTRPELDALIRDGSSEWRKLCDDEAHMAQFPNRHFDLDTVLASRARPIAVQHDKAFVGFFQPESFASLSGAMSFDDIWREISGGEREPGRADVYIVSWNDHFFVLKVESDCYYIIDTLGERLYEGCDKAYMLRFDSSSEMQAEGTQEVIVTGKECCREFIKRFLAAIPLREELEIEKRGAGSIDGGGAPHRRLQIEFHFTVLRDHDR from the exons ATGTTATTCCTTTGCCATTTCGGGGTAATCTTGAGACTTACAGTGGAATGGATCATAGAGTACCAATCAAAGCATCCACCTTCTAGCTATGTAGCCCCCCTTTTTGTGTGGATGCGTAGGCTTGTAGCCATCGAGGCTGGCAATAAGAATTGCTTTGCGACGCAGGGATTCCAAGAACAAGGCCGGGGCAAGGAGCTGGTGAGGCTGGAGGAGATCGGGACAGCCATGATAAGCCTGGAGGAGTGCTGCTGGGAGATGCAACTGCAGCAGCAGCGCCAGCAGCTGGTGGTTGTCCCCATCAGGGTCAGGAAGGACGGATGGGCAAGTGATGCCATGCTTTAT GTGAACGTGGAGCTCGTGGATGCGAACACGCGCTCGGACATCGAAAGAGCAGTCTCGTTTAGGGAGAAGCCGAGAACGAACATGGCGCCACGGCCGACAGTGCGAGATAGCCGGAAGAGCTTGGAGGCAGCGACGTACGATGATGTTCTTGACCTGAAGCAGCTGCTTGATCTGGCTGAGAAGGAAGGCCGGGTGGCCGTGTACGGGAACAAAAGGAACTCCGACACCAGCAgcgtgagcagcagcagcagcagcagcagcacgattAGCATCAGCAGTGCTAGCACCAGCGGCGGCGCGAGCCCAGAGCCGATCTCGACGTCGAAACGCCGGttcctgccatggatgaggaggagcagGGACTTCGACAAGAGGAGCACCGAGTCGCTCTCCCAAGAACTGCATATGAAGTGCATG GATGACGATCCGTCCGGCAGCTGGGAGACGCGCGAGTTCACGAGCAGGGACGCCGAGACGAAGCTCAGGACGCCGGTGTTCTTCGCGTCCATCGACCAGCGCGACGACAGCGCCGGCGGGGAGAGCGCGTGCACGGCGCTCGTCGCTGTCCTCGCGGCAGCGCTCCACGCCAACCACCCGACGATGCCCACCCGGCCAGAGCTGGACGCGCTCATCCGGGACGGCTCGTCGGAGTGGAGGAAGCTCTGCGACGACGAGGCGCACATGGCGCAGTTCCCGAACCGGCACTTCGACCTGGACACCGTCCTCGCGTCCCGGGCGCGGCCCATCGCGGTGCAGCACGACAAGGCCTTCGTCGGCTTCTTCCAGCCGGAAAGCTTCGCGTCGCTGTCAGGCGCCATGTCGTTCGACGACATCTGGCGCGAGATCAGCGGTGGCGAACGCGAGCCGGGCCGCGCCGACGTGTACATCGTCAGCTGGAACGACCACTTCTTTGTGCTCAAGGTGGAGAGCGACTGCTACTACATCATCGACACGCTCGGCGAGAGGCTGTACGAGGGCTGCGACAAGGCCTACATGCTGAGGTTCGACAGCTCGTCGGAGATGCAGGCCGAGGGCACACAGGAGGTGATCGTCACCGGGAAGGAATGCTGCAGGGAGTTCATCAAGAGATTCTTGGCCGCCATCCCGCTCAGGGAGGAGCTGGAGATCGAGAAAAGGGGCGCCGGCAGCATCGACGGTGGTGGCGCGCCGCACCGGCGGCTGCAGATCGAGTTCCACTTCACAGTCCTACGAGACCACGATAGATGA